A region of Streptomyces sp. WMMC500 DNA encodes the following proteins:
- a CDS encoding DeoR/GlpR family DNA-binding transcription regulator, translated as MDGEERRRVILETARRAGKVDVAKLAADLGVSRETVRRDLTLLEDHGLVRRTHGGAYPVESAGFETTLAYRTTMHVPEKSRIAAAAAELLGDAETVFIDEGFNPQLIAEALPRPRPLTVVTASLATASALAGDDRVTVLLLGGRVRGGTLATVDHWTTRMLAGFVIDLAYVGANGISRAYGLTTPDPAVSEVKAQAMRVARRKVFAGIHTKFGAVSFCRFAEVSEFDVIITDTGLPAAEAHRYSLLGPQVIRT; from the coding sequence GTGGACGGAGAAGAGCGCAGGCGGGTCATCCTGGAGACCGCCCGGCGCGCCGGCAAGGTGGACGTCGCCAAGCTGGCCGCCGACCTGGGCGTGTCCCGGGAGACCGTACGGCGTGACCTGACGCTCCTGGAGGACCACGGGCTCGTCCGGCGCACGCACGGCGGCGCCTACCCGGTGGAGAGCGCGGGGTTCGAGACCACGCTCGCGTACCGCACGACCATGCACGTGCCGGAGAAGTCGCGCATCGCCGCCGCGGCGGCGGAGCTGCTCGGCGACGCCGAGACGGTCTTCATCGACGAGGGCTTCAACCCGCAGCTCATCGCCGAGGCGCTGCCGCGGCCCCGCCCGCTGACCGTCGTCACGGCCTCGCTCGCCACCGCGAGCGCCCTGGCCGGGGACGACCGGGTCACGGTGCTACTGCTCGGGGGCCGGGTGCGCGGCGGCACCCTGGCCACCGTGGACCACTGGACGACCAGGATGCTCGCCGGCTTCGTCATCGACCTGGCGTACGTCGGCGCCAACGGCATCTCCCGCGCCTACGGGCTGACCACCCCGGACCCGGCGGTCAGCGAGGTCAAGGCGCAGGCGATGCGCGTCGCCCGGCGGAAGGTCTTCGCCGGGATCCACACGAAGTTCGGCGCGGTCAGCTTCTGCCGCTTCGCGGAGGTCTCCGAGTTCGACGTGATCATCACCGACACCGGGCTGCCCGCCGCCGAGGCCCACCGCTACTCGCTGCTGGGCCCGCAGGTCATCAGAACCTGA
- a CDS encoding sugar ABC transporter substrate-binding protein, whose amino-acid sequence MLTPTRSKRTIRTLVPVVTAAALLAACSGAGGGGSSGGDDSVNVVMVNNPQMVELQKLTAKHFTKKTGIEVNFTVLPENEVRDKISQDFANQAGQYDVATISNFEVPFYAENDWLLPLDEYAADDAKFDQEDILAPMRESLTAEDGKLYAEPFYGESSFLMYRKDVFAEHGLKMPGKPTWQEVADLAAEADGAEPGMKGICLRGLPGWGEVIAPLTTVVNTMGGTWFDENWEAQLTSPEFTKAVKFYVDLVREHGEAGAAQSGYAECLNNLTQGKTAMWYDATAATGSLEAEDSPVRGKIGYVPAPVDKTESSGWLYTWAWGVQKASERPESAWKFISWASSKEYEELVGKELGWANAPAGKRASTYSNPDYLKAAGAFADITREAIEGADPRDPGTQPRPAPGIQFVGIPEFSDLGTKVSQEISSAIAGKQSVEDALENSQELAEEVGGEYRDR is encoded by the coding sequence ATGCTCACTCCGACCCGCAGCAAGCGCACCATCCGCACCCTCGTGCCCGTGGTCACCGCCGCGGCCCTGCTCGCCGCGTGCAGCGGCGCGGGAGGCGGCGGCAGCTCCGGGGGCGACGACTCCGTCAACGTCGTCATGGTCAACAACCCGCAGATGGTGGAGCTGCAGAAGCTGACGGCCAAGCACTTCACGAAGAAGACCGGCATCGAGGTGAACTTCACCGTACTGCCGGAGAACGAGGTCCGCGACAAGATCAGCCAGGACTTCGCCAATCAGGCCGGCCAGTACGACGTGGCCACCATCAGCAACTTCGAGGTCCCCTTCTACGCCGAGAACGACTGGCTGCTGCCGCTCGACGAATACGCCGCGGACGACGCGAAGTTCGACCAGGAGGACATCCTCGCGCCGATGCGCGAGTCGCTGACGGCCGAGGACGGCAAGCTGTACGCCGAGCCGTTCTACGGTGAGTCGTCGTTCCTCATGTACCGCAAGGACGTCTTCGCCGAGCACGGCCTGAAGATGCCCGGCAAGCCCACCTGGCAGGAGGTCGCCGACCTCGCCGCCGAGGCGGACGGCGCCGAGCCGGGCATGAAGGGCATCTGCCTGCGCGGCCTGCCCGGCTGGGGCGAGGTCATCGCGCCGCTGACGACGGTGGTCAACACCATGGGCGGCACCTGGTTCGACGAGAACTGGGAGGCGCAGCTCACGTCGCCGGAGTTCACCAAGGCGGTGAAGTTCTACGTCGACCTCGTACGCGAGCACGGCGAGGCCGGCGCGGCCCAGTCCGGGTACGCCGAGTGCCTGAACAACCTCACCCAGGGCAAGACCGCCATGTGGTACGACGCCACCGCCGCCACCGGCTCTCTGGAGGCGGAGGACTCCCCCGTCCGCGGCAAGATCGGCTACGTGCCGGCGCCGGTGGACAAGACCGAGTCCTCGGGCTGGCTCTACACCTGGGCGTGGGGCGTGCAGAAGGCGTCGGAACGGCCGGAGAGCGCCTGGAAGTTCATCTCCTGGGCGTCGAGCAAGGAGTACGAGGAGCTGGTCGGCAAGGAGCTGGGCTGGGCCAACGCGCCCGCGGGCAAGCGCGCGTCGACGTACTCCAACCCGGACTACCTCAAGGCGGCCGGCGCCTTCGCCGACATCACCCGCGAGGCGATCGAGGGCGCCGACCCGCGCGACCCGGGCACGCAGCCGCGGCCCGCGCCGGGCATCCAGTTCGTCGGCATCCCCGAGTTCTCCGACCTGGGCACCAAGGTCTCCCAGGAGATCAGCTCGGCCATCGCGGGCAAGCAGTCCGTCGAGGACGCGCTGGAGAACTCCCAGGAACTGGCCGAGGAGGTCGGCGGGGAGTACCGGGACCGATGA
- a CDS encoding sugar ABC transporter permease — translation MSTPTAVRPERPAPSTGRPAPRRPGRGARAWATRAPLLPALVFLIAVTQLPFVATLVISLFDWNSLRPDDRSFTGFDNYSQVASDEGLRESVVTTAVLTAAVVLVSVVLGLLIALLLDRAFPGRGVVRTLLIAPFLLVPVAAALLWKHALYNPEYGLFNGAITWVAELFGDDTPPQPDWVSDMPLIAVEAALIWQWTPFMMLILLAGLQSRPTEMVEAAKLDGASGFQIFRYLTLPHLRRYLELGVLLGSVYIVQNFDAVFTITSGGLGTANLPYTIYQTFYQAHEYGLASAAGVLVVIGSIVIATFALRVVSSLFREEASRA, via the coding sequence ATGAGCACCCCGACCGCCGTACGCCCCGAGCGCCCGGCCCCGAGCACGGGCCGGCCGGCACCCCGCCGGCCGGGCCGCGGGGCCCGGGCCTGGGCCACCCGTGCGCCGCTGCTGCCGGCCCTGGTGTTCCTGATCGCCGTCACCCAACTGCCGTTCGTGGCGACGCTGGTGATCTCCCTCTTCGACTGGAACTCCCTGCGCCCGGACGACCGCAGCTTCACCGGGTTCGACAACTACAGCCAGGTCGCGAGCGACGAGGGTCTGCGCGAGTCGGTGGTGACCACGGCGGTGCTGACCGCCGCGGTCGTGCTGGTCAGCGTCGTGCTCGGGCTGCTCATCGCGCTGCTGCTGGACCGGGCGTTCCCCGGCCGGGGCGTGGTGCGCACGCTCCTCATCGCGCCGTTCCTGCTGGTCCCGGTGGCCGCCGCGCTGCTGTGGAAGCACGCGCTCTACAACCCCGAGTACGGCCTGTTCAACGGGGCCATCACCTGGGTCGCGGAACTGTTCGGCGACGATACGCCGCCGCAGCCGGACTGGGTCTCCGACATGCCGCTCATCGCCGTCGAGGCGGCGCTGATCTGGCAGTGGACGCCGTTCATGATGCTGATCCTGCTGGCCGGGCTGCAGAGCCGACCGACGGAGATGGTGGAGGCCGCCAAGCTGGACGGCGCCAGCGGCTTCCAGATCTTCCGCTACCTCACGCTGCCCCACCTGCGCCGCTATCTCGAACTCGGCGTGCTGCTGGGCTCGGTGTACATCGTCCAGAACTTCGACGCGGTGTTCACGATCACCTCCGGCGGGCTGGGCACCGCCAACCTGCCCTACACGATCTACCAGACCTTCTACCAGGCGCACGAGTACGGGCTGGCGTCTGCCGCCGGCGTGCTCGTGGTCATCGGCTCCATCGTCATCGCGACCTTCGCGCTGCGCGTCGTGTCGTCCCTGTTCCGGGAGGAGGCGTCCCGCGCATGA
- a CDS encoding carbohydrate ABC transporter permease, with amino-acid sequence MTTTVAATAPQPARTDRAALPPALRKARRRSAGLGLLAWLVGIVFFLPVAWMVLTSLHAETDAAANPPAVAASLTLDGYRTFFGAGGGPSPWPALLNSVMASVFSTLLVLVLALPAAYALSIRRVKRWTDVLFFFLSTKMLPVVAGLLPIYLFAKNTGMLDNIWLLVLLYTSMNLPIAVWMLQSFLADIPVSIVEAAQIDGARLTTVLTRVIAPVAGPGIAATSLICFIFSWNEMLFARVLTGVTAETAPVFLTSFITSQGLFLAQVCAASVVISLPVLAAGFAAQDKLVQGLSLGAVK; translated from the coding sequence ATGACCACGACCGTAGCGGCCACGGCCCCGCAGCCGGCCCGCACCGACCGCGCCGCGCTGCCGCCCGCCCTGCGCAAGGCCCGGCGCCGCAGCGCCGGACTGGGACTGCTGGCCTGGCTCGTCGGCATCGTGTTCTTCCTGCCCGTGGCGTGGATGGTGCTCACGTCGCTGCACGCGGAGACCGACGCCGCCGCCAACCCGCCGGCGGTCGCCGCGTCGCTCACGCTCGACGGCTACCGCACGTTCTTCGGCGCCGGCGGCGGGCCCAGCCCGTGGCCCGCGCTGCTCAACTCGGTGATGGCGAGCGTGTTCTCGACCCTGCTGGTGCTCGTGCTGGCGCTCCCGGCCGCGTACGCGCTGTCCATCAGGCGCGTGAAGCGCTGGACCGACGTGCTGTTCTTCTTCCTTTCCACCAAGATGCTGCCGGTCGTCGCCGGGCTGCTCCCGATCTACCTGTTCGCCAAGAACACCGGGATGCTCGACAACATCTGGCTGCTCGTCCTGCTGTACACCTCGATGAACCTGCCGATCGCGGTGTGGATGCTGCAGTCGTTCCTCGCGGACATCCCGGTCTCGATCGTCGAGGCCGCGCAGATCGACGGCGCCCGGCTCACCACCGTGCTGACCCGGGTGATCGCCCCCGTCGCCGGTCCCGGCATCGCCGCCACCTCGCTGATCTGCTTCATCTTCAGTTGGAACGAGATGCTGTTCGCGCGGGTGCTCACGGGGGTGACGGCGGAGACCGCCCCCGTCTTCCTCACCAGCTTCATCACCAGTCAGGGGCTCTTCCTCGCCCAGGTCTGCGCCGCCTCCGTCGTCATCTCCCTCCCGGTGCTCGCCGCCGGGTTCGCCGCCCAGGACAAGCTGGTCCAGGGCCTGTCCCTAGGAGCCGTCAAATGA
- a CDS encoding zinc-dependent alcohol dehydrogenase family protein → MRAAVIEAPGTVTVTDVPDPTPGPREVVVDVAACGLCGTDLHILQGEFAPTLPVVPGHEFAGEVVGIGRDVTEVAVGDRVAVDPSLYCHECRKCRTGHGNLCDRWGAIGVTVAGGAAEYAVAPVANCVRLPDHVRTQDAALIEPLSCAVRGYDVLNTKLAAHVLIYGTGTMGLMMLELANRTGAAAVDVVDLNPERLATAQKVGCSRAAASPEEFGQPEGWDVVIDATGNAAAIQDGLGRVAKAGTFLQFGVADYATTATIEPYRIYNEEITITGSMAVLHSYERAAELFAADVLDPELLISDRLPLEQYPAALEQFASGKGRKIVVVP, encoded by the coding sequence ATGAGGGCCGCCGTCATCGAAGCCCCCGGCACGGTCACCGTGACCGACGTCCCCGACCCCACCCCCGGCCCGCGCGAGGTCGTGGTGGACGTGGCGGCGTGCGGGCTGTGCGGAACCGATCTGCACATCCTGCAGGGCGAGTTCGCGCCCACGCTGCCGGTGGTGCCGGGGCACGAGTTCGCGGGCGAGGTCGTCGGCATCGGCCGCGACGTCACCGAGGTCGCGGTCGGCGACCGGGTCGCCGTCGACCCGTCGCTGTACTGCCACGAGTGCCGCAAGTGCCGTACGGGCCACGGCAACCTGTGCGACCGGTGGGGCGCCATCGGCGTCACGGTCGCCGGCGGGGCGGCGGAGTACGCGGTCGCGCCGGTCGCCAACTGCGTGCGGCTGCCCGACCACGTGCGCACCCAGGACGCGGCGCTGATCGAGCCGCTGTCGTGCGCGGTGCGCGGCTACGACGTGCTCAACACCAAGCTCGCCGCGCACGTGCTGATCTACGGCACGGGCACGATGGGCCTGATGATGCTGGAGCTGGCCAACCGCACCGGCGCCGCGGCCGTGGACGTGGTCGACCTCAACCCCGAACGGCTGGCCACCGCGCAGAAGGTGGGGTGCAGCCGCGCGGCGGCCTCGCCGGAGGAGTTCGGGCAGCCGGAGGGCTGGGACGTCGTCATCGACGCCACCGGCAACGCGGCGGCGATCCAGGACGGCCTGGGCCGGGTCGCGAAGGCCGGCACGTTCCTGCAGTTCGGCGTGGCGGACTACGCGACGACGGCCACCATCGAGCCGTACCGCATCTACAACGAGGAGATCACCATCACCGGCTCGATGGCCGTGCTGCACAGCTACGAGCGCGCGGCGGAGCTGTTCGCCGCGGACGTGCTCGACCCGGAACTGCTGATCAGCGACCGGCTGCCGCTGGAGCAATACCCGGCCGCCCTGGAGCAGTTCGCCTCCGGGAAGGGCCGGAAGATCGTGGTGGTGCCGTAA
- a CDS encoding SpoIIE family protein phosphatase, which translates to MASAHASVPHDGRLDALLLRVLFARARSALLVFDAELRLLRANASARRLPGVPGEPAEGDEVRTQGPAPAARDVGAVADGAELEQLLRHVLTSGTPVRGVRMAGDDDRVLSVSAYPLTDHEAGAPVSVLAHVRDITDRRRARSRLELLYAAEARIGALLDVGRVARELAAVVVPALADAVVVDVADSVWRGEESAPAQGVEELALRRAAVAPSAYREEHGVGAQVRYPYASAQSSALTDLRPRLIRDPAHPGLAVGGDGDVHEPVPEPDPAGEPAGMDGAHTTLPDAADEAHSLMLVPLTARGALLGLVTLYRSERPTPFDDEDLRLANEVADLAAVSVDNARRQTRTHTTASALQRSLLPSQLPENSAIETGLSYVPGTFPGTDGAGGDWFDVIGLSGARVALVVGDVTGTGLHAAATMGRLRSAITTMAGLDVPPDELLTHLDALVSRLMQEPPDPFADPRRNRPPPAATCVYAVYDPIDTRVTMALAGHPPPVAVRPEGGTEVVEAATGPALGGGDGRFESTELDLPEGSLLGLYTNGLLPERNQGALDRLCRALADPARPVQDLCDAAVRDLLPVRPSDDAVLLAARLRTLPPDHVVSVELPVDHSALSEARGLVRRRLTAWGLGDQTLPTELIVSELLANAVRHAPGPIGLKLIRQSVLTCEVSDTGHAAPQLRHATSEDEGGRGLFLVAQLADRWGVRYTPRGKVVWTEQEIPGS; encoded by the coding sequence ATGGCCAGTGCCCACGCGAGCGTGCCCCACGACGGCCGGCTCGACGCGCTGCTGCTCCGCGTGCTCTTCGCCCGGGCGCGCTCCGCCCTGCTGGTCTTCGACGCCGAGCTGCGGCTGCTGCGCGCCAACGCCTCCGCGCGCCGGCTCCCGGGAGTGCCGGGCGAGCCGGCGGAAGGGGACGAGGTGCGTACGCAGGGGCCGGCCCCGGCCGCGCGGGACGTGGGGGCGGTCGCCGACGGGGCCGAGCTGGAGCAACTGCTGCGGCACGTGCTCACGTCCGGCACCCCGGTGCGCGGCGTGCGGATGGCCGGCGACGACGACCGGGTGCTGTCGGTCTCCGCGTACCCGTTGACGGACCACGAGGCCGGCGCCCCCGTGTCCGTGCTCGCCCATGTGCGCGACATCACCGACCGCCGGCGCGCCCGGTCCCGGCTGGAGCTGCTGTACGCCGCGGAGGCGCGCATCGGCGCGCTGCTCGACGTCGGCCGGGTGGCACGGGAGCTGGCCGCGGTCGTCGTGCCCGCGCTGGCCGACGCGGTGGTGGTCGACGTCGCCGACTCGGTGTGGCGGGGCGAGGAGTCGGCGCCCGCGCAGGGCGTGGAGGAGCTGGCGCTGCGGCGGGCGGCGGTGGCGCCGTCGGCGTACCGGGAGGAGCACGGCGTCGGCGCGCAGGTGCGCTACCCGTACGCCTCCGCGCAGTCCAGCGCGCTGACGGACCTGCGGCCGCGGCTCATCCGGGACCCGGCGCACCCCGGGCTCGCGGTCGGGGGCGACGGGGACGTGCACGAGCCCGTCCCGGAGCCGGACCCCGCGGGGGAGCCGGCCGGGATGGACGGCGCGCACACGACCCTGCCCGACGCCGCGGACGAGGCGCACTCGCTCATGCTCGTGCCGCTGACCGCCCGCGGTGCGCTGCTCGGCCTCGTCACCCTCTACCGCTCCGAGCGGCCCACCCCCTTCGACGACGAGGACCTGCGGCTGGCCAACGAGGTCGCCGACCTGGCTGCCGTCAGCGTCGACAACGCCCGCCGCCAGACCCGCACCCACACCACCGCCTCCGCCCTGCAGCGCAGCCTGCTGCCCTCCCAACTGCCGGAGAACAGCGCGATCGAGACGGGCCTGTCGTACGTGCCGGGCACCTTTCCCGGCACCGACGGCGCGGGCGGCGACTGGTTCGACGTGATCGGGCTGTCGGGCGCCCGGGTGGCGCTGGTGGTGGGCGACGTCACCGGCACGGGGCTGCACGCCGCCGCGACCATGGGCCGGCTGCGCTCGGCGATCACCACCATGGCCGGCCTCGACGTGCCGCCGGACGAGCTGCTGACCCATCTGGACGCGCTGGTGTCCCGGCTCATGCAGGAGCCGCCCGACCCGTTCGCCGACCCGCGGCGCAACCGGCCGCCACCCGCCGCGACCTGCGTCTACGCCGTCTACGACCCCATCGACACGCGCGTGACCATGGCCCTGGCCGGGCATCCGCCGCCCGTGGCCGTCCGGCCGGAGGGCGGCACCGAGGTCGTGGAGGCGGCGACCGGGCCGGCACTGGGCGGGGGCGACGGCAGGTTCGAGAGCACCGAACTCGACCTGCCCGAGGGCAGCCTGCTCGGGCTCTACACCAACGGCCTGCTGCCCGAGCGCAACCAGGGGGCGCTGGACCGGCTGTGCCGCGCGCTCGCCGACCCGGCGCGCCCGGTGCAGGACCTGTGCGACGCCGCCGTACGCGACCTGCTGCCCGTCCGGCCGAGCGACGACGCGGTGCTGCTCGCGGCCCGGCTCCGGACGCTGCCGCCGGACCACGTGGTCTCCGTGGAGCTGCCGGTGGACCATTCCGCCCTCTCGGAGGCCCGGGGTCTGGTGCGCCGGCGGCTGACCGCCTGGGGGCTCGGGGACCAGACTCTGCCCACCGAGCTGATCGTCAGCGAACTGCTCGCCAACGCGGTCCGCCACGCCCCCGGCCCCATCGGGCTCAAGCTCATCCGCCAGTCGGTGCTGACCTGTGAGGTCTCCGACACCGGCCACGCGGCCCCGCAACTGCGGCACGCCACGAGCGAAGACGAGGGCGGGCGGGGGCTGTTCCTCGTCGCGCAGCTCGCGGACCGCTGGGGTGTGCGCTACACGCCGCGTGGGAAGGTCGTCTGGACCGAGCAGGAAATCCCGGGCAGTTGA
- a CDS encoding cytochrome bc complex cytochrome b subunit has protein sequence MGNRPPTRASTGERFADWADSRLGLHGAGRRYARKVFPDHWSFLLGEIALYSFVVILLTGVYLTLWFNPSMNEIVYEGSYAPLNGVRMSEAYASTLDISFDVRGGLLVRQIHHWAALIFIIAMLVHMMRHFFTGSFRKPREVNWLFGWVILFTALFEGLLGYSLPDDLLSGTGLRFVEGATLSTPLIGTYLSFFLFGDEFPGHEIIPRLYSLHILVLPALMVALLTLHLILVFYHKHTQWGGPGKTEKNVVGAPFMPVYVAKAGGFFFLVFGVITIISAIATINPIWNVGPYRPDQVSTGAQPDWYLGFAEGMVRVMPGWEINAWGHTLALGVFIPITVFPLMFVAIGAYPFIEAWITGDKREHHLLQRPRNVPVRTALGTSWLSLYALFLIGGGNDIFATHFNVSVNNVTWALRIGVFVVPVLTFILTKRICLALQRRDRDKVLHGRETGMIKRLPHGEYIEVHEPLSPAELHKLTSHEQPQPYELPPKVDANGVRRPPVSVANRVRAKLSHTMFGPGTYIPKPTAEEYRAIEHDHDEHAELPAGSGPRELESAEESPGGPSSG, from the coding sequence ATGGGCAACCGTCCGCCCACCCGGGCGTCGACCGGCGAGCGCTTCGCCGACTGGGCCGACAGCCGTCTCGGACTGCATGGAGCCGGACGGCGGTACGCCAGGAAGGTCTTCCCTGATCACTGGTCGTTCCTGCTGGGCGAGATCGCCCTCTACAGCTTCGTCGTCATCCTGCTCACCGGCGTCTACCTGACGCTGTGGTTCAACCCCTCGATGAACGAGATCGTGTACGAGGGCTCGTACGCCCCGCTGAACGGCGTGCGGATGTCCGAGGCGTACGCCTCCACCCTGGACATCTCGTTCGACGTGCGCGGCGGCCTGCTGGTGCGTCAGATCCACCACTGGGCAGCGCTCATCTTCATCATCGCCATGCTCGTGCACATGATGCGGCACTTCTTCACCGGCTCGTTCCGCAAGCCGCGCGAGGTCAACTGGCTGTTCGGCTGGGTGATCCTGTTCACCGCCCTCTTCGAGGGCCTCCTCGGGTACTCGCTCCCCGACGACCTGCTCTCCGGCACGGGCCTGCGCTTCGTGGAGGGCGCCACGCTCTCCACGCCGCTGATCGGGACCTACCTGTCGTTCTTCCTCTTCGGCGACGAGTTCCCCGGCCACGAGATCATTCCACGCCTCTACTCCCTGCACATCCTCGTGCTGCCGGCGCTGATGGTCGCCCTGCTGACGTTGCACCTGATCCTGGTCTTCTACCACAAGCACACCCAGTGGGGCGGCCCCGGCAAGACGGAGAAGAACGTCGTCGGCGCGCCGTTCATGCCCGTGTACGTGGCCAAGGCCGGCGGGTTCTTCTTCCTGGTCTTCGGCGTCATCACCATCATCTCGGCGATCGCGACGATCAACCCGATCTGGAACGTCGGCCCCTACCGACCAGACCAAGTGTCGACGGGCGCGCAACCAGACTGGTATCTGGGCTTCGCCGAAGGCATGGTGCGCGTCATGCCGGGCTGGGAGATCAACGCCTGGGGCCACACCCTCGCACTCGGGGTGTTCATCCCCATCACCGTCTTCCCGCTCATGTTCGTGGCGATCGGCGCTTACCCGTTCATCGAGGCGTGGATCACCGGCGACAAGCGCGAGCACCACCTGCTCCAGCGGCCGCGCAACGTGCCCGTGCGGACGGCACTCGGCACCTCCTGGCTGTCGCTGTACGCCCTGTTCCTGATCGGCGGCGGCAACGACATCTTCGCCACGCACTTCAACGTCTCGGTCAACAACGTCACCTGGGCCCTGCGGATCGGGGTCTTCGTGGTGCCGGTGCTCACGTTCATCCTCACCAAGCGCATCTGCCTGGCGCTGCAGCGGCGCGACCGCGACAAGGTGCTGCACGGCCGCGAGACCGGCATGATCAAGCGGCTGCCGCACGGCGAGTACATCGAGGTGCACGAGCCGCTGTCGCCGGCCGAACTGCACAAGCTCACCTCGCACGAGCAGCCGCAGCCGTACGAACTCCCCCCGAAGGTCGACGCCAACGGTGTCCGCCGGCCGCCGGTGAGCGTCGCGAACCGGGTGCGCGCCAAGCTGTCGCACACGATGTTCGGGCCCGGCACGTACATCCCGAAGCCGACCGCCGAGGAATACCGCGCGATCGAGCACGACCACGACGAGCACGCGGAGCTGCCGGCCGGCAGCGGACCCCGCGAGCTCGAATCCGCCGAGGAGAGCCCGGGCGGCCCCTCGTCCGGATGA